From the Penicillium oxalicum strain HP7-1 chromosome V, whole genome shotgun sequence genome, one window contains:
- a CDS encoding Meiotically protein, with protein MSQAEDPRPESIDEQERAHAAGGDKKSKSRKPANTAFRQQRLKAWQPILTPKSVLPLFFIVGIVFAPIGGVLLWANSQIKEIAIDYSWCSMDAPVNTRADISSNVSATFKTSTANSKYYWQRSETDEGTLCSLYFTIPESMGPPVYMYYRLTNFYQNHRRYVQSLDLDQLKGNVVPNSTISGGTCSPLDVNSDGVAYYPCGLIANSVFNDTINTPVRLADTNHTYMMTKQGIAWDSDKELIKKTQYKPWEVVPPPNWSHYNGSYVKTGIPDLHEDEDLMVWMRTAGLPNFSKMSRRNDTTAMEAGDYRLDILDRFPVTEYGGTKSILISTRTVMGGRNPFMGIAYVVVGGVCVLLGALFTVAYLIRPRKLGDHTYLTWDATNQPATAVASGRDDRMRANA; from the exons ATGTCGCAGGCCGAGGATCCTCGTCCCGAGTCCATCGACGAGCAGGAGCGCGCTCACGCCGCCGGGGGAGACAAGAAATCCAAATCCCGCAAACCAGCCA ATACGGCATTCCGACAACAACGACTGAAAGCATGGCA ACCGATCTTGACCCCCAAAAGCGTTTTGCCTCTGttcttcatcgtcggcaTTGTCTTTGCACCCATCGGAGGAGTGCTGCTCTGGGCGAATTCCCAG ATTAAAGAAATTGCCATCGACTACTCCTGGTGTAGCATGGACGCGCCGGTGAATACACGAGCCGACATTTCCAGCAATGTGTCCGCGACCTTCAAAACGTCAACCGCCAACAGCAAATACTACTGGCAACGATCCGAAACCGACGAGGGTACCCTGTGCTCGCTATACTTTACAATCCCCGAATCGATGGGGCCCCCGGTGTACATGTACTACCGTCTTACCAACTTCTACCAGAATCACCGTCGCTATGTGCAATCGCTTGACTTGGATCAATTAAAGGGAAATGTGGTTCCCAACAGCACCATCTCAGGCGGCACCTGCTCCCCCTTGGATGTGAACTCCGACGGCGTGGCCTATTACCCCTGTGGCCTCATCGCCAACTCCGTTTTTAACGATACTATCAACACCCCTGTGCGTCTCGCAGACACCAACCACACCTACATGATGACCAAGCAGGGAATCGCCTGGGACAGCGATAAAGAGCTCATCAAGAAGACCCAATACAAGCCGTGGGAGGTGGTCCCGCCACCCAACTGGAGCCATTACAATGGGTCCTACGTGAAAACAGGCATTCCCGATTTACACGAGGATGAGGACTTGATGGTGTGGATGCGGACCGCGGGGTTGCCCAACTTTAGCAAAATGTCGCGCAGGAATGACACGACCGCGATGGAGGCGGGCGATTACCGTCTGGATATCCTTGACC GTTTCCCCGTCACCGAGTACGGCGGAACCAAGTCCATCTTGATCTCCACTCGCACGGTCATGGGTGGTAGGAATCCCTTCATGGGAATCGCCTACGTTGTCGTCGGTGGAGTCTGTGTGCTCCTGGGAGCCTTATTTACGGTTGCCTACTTGATTCGCCCCCG GAAACTGGGAGATCACACGTATTTGACATGGGATGCAACCAACCAGCCAGCTACTGCTGTGGCATCAGGACGGGATGACCGCATGCGCGCCAACGCCTAG
- a CDS encoding Extracellular metalloprotease, which produces MVFHSVALLIIAAALHILQGQCSPLVTQQRGICATEDPEPSFLHAVQRVRNDDSTNRGSPTREGPIEIDTWFHIVSSSDLQNQVTDEMIDAQLSVLQTAYQDALISYRLQGVTRHVNDAWARNYDEVGMKKALRQGTYRTLNVYFQTNLQATPSQAGRIFASENQQHQEHAHPRSISSASVFPAHKDVSVSALGFCTLPDPNINATSPRSAYVKDGCNILASAISGGSLEQYNRGGTAIHEIGHWNGLLHTFQGETCSPDDPGDYISDTPQQKTPTSGCPASRDSCPDSPGLDPIHDFMDYSSDLCYESFTPGQNERMRSMWESMREGK; this is translated from the exons ATGGTCTTTCACTCTGTGGCTCTGCTCATCATCGCAGCGGCTTTACACATCCTTCAAGGACAATGCAGTCCCCTAGTCACTCAGCAGCGTGGGATCTGTGCAACCGAGGATCCCGAGCCATCTTTTCTCCACGCCGTCCAGCGCGTGCGCAACGATGACTCTACAAATCGAGGATCACCGACCCGTGAAGGCCCGATTGAAATTGACACATGGTTTCATATTGTCAGCAGCAGTGACTTGCAGAATCAAGTTACGGATGAGATGATCGATGCTCAG TTATCCGTTCTCCAAACCGCATATCAGGATGCACTCATTTCATATCGGCTGCAAGGAGTCACTCGCCATGTCAACGACGCCTGGGCTCGAAACTACGATGAAGTGGGCATGAAAAAGGCTCTCCGTCAAGGCACCTACCGAACACTCAATGTGTACTTTCAAACCAATCTCCAAGCGACACCCAGTCAAGCCGGACGTATCTTCGCGTCCGAGAATCAACAACACCAGGAACATGCCCACCCACGCAGCATATCTTCTGCTTCGGTCTTCCCTGCCCACAAAGACGTCTCGGTCAGCGCCCTCGGCTTCTGCACCCTTCCAGACCCTAACATCAACGCCACGAGCCCCCGATCCGCCTACGTCAAAGACGGTTGCAACATCCTCGCCAGCGCCATATCCGGCGGCAGTCTCGAGCAGTACAACCGCGGCGGCACCGCTATTCATGAAATCGGGCACTGGAACGGACTGCTGCACACATTCCAAGGAGAAACCTGTTCCCCAGACGACCCTGGCGATTACATCTCCGATACGCCGCAGCAAAAGACGCCCACCAGCGGATGTCCCGCCTCGCGGGATTCGTGTCCGGATTCACCGGGTCTGGATCCGATTCACGATTTTATGGACTACTCATCGGATCTGTGCTATGAGAGTTTCACCCCGGGTCAGAATGAAAGGATGAGGAGTATGTGGGAAAGTATGAGGGAGGGTAAATGA
- a CDS encoding FACT complex subunit spt16 — MADKISIDKKTFFNHLSNFYASWKADKRSGNALFGGAESIVILMGKTKSDESSFQKNNAMHFWLLGYEFPATLFVLTTEAIYVVTTAKKAELLEPLKNGKIPVELLVTTKDPETKTKAFEKCIDVIKGAGKKVGTLPKDTTTGPFADDWKRAFSEISKDVEEVDITPALSSAFAIKDPEELVSIRNASRACSGLMSEYFVDEMSRLLDEEKQITHKALAAKVDAKIDDAKFFNKLARLPSEFDPEQIDWAYGPVVQSGGAYDLKLTATSDGNNLKPGIILSSFGIRYKTYNSLIARTYLVDPSKSQEANYAFLLNLHDAIMKEIRDGVVAKELYNKALSLVRSKKPELENHLTKNVGAAIGIELRDSNMVLNAKNNRVLKNGMTLAITVGLTDVKDTDSKSKGNDVYSMVITDTVRVGESGPHIFTKDAGIDMDSVSFYFGDEEEPEKPVKEKKEVKSSAIASRNVTRTKLRAERPTQINEGAEARRREHQKELANKKTKEGLDRFAGTTGDDNGVAQKKFKRFESYKRDNQLPPKVKDLTIYVDHKASTVIVPIMGRPVPFHINTIKNASKSDEGEYAYLRINFLSPGQGVGRKDDQPFEDPSAHFVRNLTLRSKDNDRLAQVAQDITELRKNALRREQEKKELEDVVEQDKLVEIRNRRPVKLPDVYLRPPLDGKRVPGEVEIHQNGLRYMSPFRSEHVDVLFSNVKHLFFQPCAHELIVLIHVHLKTPIMIGKRKTRDVQFYREATEMQFDETGNRRRKHRYGDEEEFEAEQEERRRRAALDREFKAFAEKIADAGKDEGVDVDIPFREIGFTGVPNRSNVLIQPTTDALVQLTEPPFMVITLNEIEIAHLERVQFGLKNFDLVFVFKDFHRAPVHVNTIPVEALEGVKDWLDSVDIPYTEGPLNLNWTTIMKTVVSDPYGFFADGGWSFLAAESDSEGSDEEEESAFELSESELAADESSEEDSEYDEDASADGSDEEFSGEDEESGEDWDELEKKAKRQDKEARMEDDDRGTKRKR; from the exons ATGGCTGACAAGATTTCGATCGACAAGAAAACTTTCTTCAACCACCTTTCAAACTTTTACGCATCATGGAAGGCCGACAAGCGATCCGGAAATGCGCTCTTTGGTGGCGCCGAGTCGATTGTCATCCTCATGGGCAAGACCAAGAGTGATGAGAGCTCCTTCCAGAAGAACAATGCCATGCAT TTCTGGCTCCTTGGCTACGAATTTCCGGCAACCCTCTTTGTCCTTACGACCGAGGCCATCTACGTGGTTACCACGGCTAAGAAAG CTGAGCTTCTTGAGCCTCtgaagaatggaaagatTCCAGTCGAGCTTCTGGTGACGACGAAGGACCCGGAAACGAAAACAAAAGCATTTGAGAAGTGTATCGATGTCATTAAGGGCGCCGGT AAAAAAGTCGGAACGTTGCCCAAAGATACCACGACCGGTCCCTTCGCCGATGATTGGAAGCGAGCATTTTCGGAGATTTCAAAAGATGTGGAGGAAGTCGACATCACACCAGCTCTTTCCAGTGCGTTTGCAATCAAGGATCCGGAAGAGCTT GTCTCGATCCGCAACGCCTCCCGTGCCTGCAGCGGCTTGATGTCTGAGTACTTTGTGGACGAGATGTCGCGGCTCCTTGACGAGGAAAAGCAAATCACTCACAAAGCCCTCGCAGCGAAGGTGGATGCAAAGATCGATGATGCTAAGTTTTTCAACAAACTCGCACGGCTGCCGTCAGAATTTGATCCCGAGCAGATCGACTGGGCGTACGGGCCGGTGGTGCAGAGTGGAGGCGCCTATGACCTGAAGCTCACAGCGACCTCGGACGGCAACAACTTGAAGCCTGGCATCATCCTGTCCAGTTTCGGTATTCGCTACAAGACATATAACTCGCTCATCGCACGTACCTATCTGGTGGATCCCAGCAAGTCGCAGGAGGCCAATTACGCTTTCCTCCTCAATCTCCACGATGCGATCATGAAGGAGATCCGTGACGGTGTTGTGGCCAAGGAGCTCTACAACAAGGCTCTGAGCTTAGTTCGGTCGAAGAAGCCTGAGCTGGAGAACCACCTCACGAAGAATGTTGGTGCCGCTATTGGTATTGAGCTTCGTGATTCGAACATGGTCCTCAATGCGAAGAACAACCGAGTCCTGAAGAATGGCATGACTTTGGCCATCACCGTAGGCCTGACGGATGTGAAGGATACCGATTCCAAGTCCAAGGGTAACGACGTCTACTCTATGGTCATTACAGACACCGTGCGTGTTGGTGAAAGTGGACCCCATATTTTCACCAAGGATGCTGGAATTGATATGGATTCCGTGTCGTTCTACttcggcgacgaggaagagcccGAGAAGcccgtcaaggagaagaaggaggtgAAGTCTAGTGCTATTGCCAGTCGAAATGTCACACGGACGAAGCTGCGTGCCGAGCGGCCCACTCAGATCAACGAAGGTGCCGAGGCGCGTCGCCGGGAACATCAGAAGGAGCTTGCcaacaagaagaccaaagaAGGTTTGGACCGGTTTGCGGGCACCACTGGAGATGATAATGGGGTTGCACAGAAGAAGTTCAAGCGTTTCGAGTCTTACAAGCGGGACAACCAGCTGCCCCCCAAGGTTAAGGATCTGACCATTTATGTTGACCACAAGGCCTCAACGGTCATTGTTCCGATTATGGGCAGACCGGTTCCCTTCCACATCAACACGATCAAGAATGCAAGCAAGAGTGACGAGGGCGAGTATGCATATCTCCGCATCAACTTCCTGTCTCCTGGACAGGGTGTTGGTCGTAAGGACGATCAGCCTTTTGAGGATCCGTCTGCCCACTTTGTGCGCAACTTGACCCTACGATCCAAGGACAATGATCGACTGGCTCAAGTGGCACAGGATATCACTGAGCTTCGGAAAAACGCCTTGCGAAgggagcaggagaagaaggagttGGAGGACGTGGTTGAGCAGGACAAGCTGGTTGAAATCAGGAATCGACGCCCTGTGAAGCTGCCGGATGTTTACCTGCGTCCCCCCTTGGACGGAAAGCGTGTTCCTGGAGAAGTTGAGATTCACCAGAACGGTCTTCGGTACATGTCACCGTTCCGCAGTGAGCACGTGGACGTGCTCTTCAGCAACGTGAAgcatctcttcttccaaccGTGTGCTCACGAATTGATTGTCCTCATCCACGTCCATCTCAAGACCCCGATTATGATTGGTAAGCGTAAGACGCGCGATGTTCAGTTCTACCGCGAGGCCACCGAGATGCAATTCGATGAAACCGGAAACCGACGCCGCAAGCACCGTTATGGTGATGAGGAAGAATTTGAGGCCGAGCAAGAAGagcgacgacgacgagctgCGCTGGATCGCGAGTTCAAGGCGTTTGCCGAGAAGATTGCGGATGCTGGCAAGGATGAAGGTGTGGACGTTGATATTCCTTTCCGAGAGATCGGATTCACAGGTGTTCCCAACCGTTCCAACGTGCTGATCCAGCCCACTACCGATGCCCTTGTTCAGCTCACGGAGCCACCGTTCATGGTGATCACACTTAATGAAATTGAAATTGCTCACTTGGAGCGTGTGCAG TTCGGCCTCAAAAACTTCGATTTGGTCTTCGTCTTTAAGGACTTCCACCGGGCTCCCGTCCACGTGAACACGATCCCCGTTGAGGCCCTTGAAGGTGTCAAGGATTGGCTCGACTCGGTCGATATCCCTTACACCGAGGGTCCTCTGAACCTGAACTGGACCACGATCATGAAGACCGTGGTCAGCGATCCGTACGGGTTCTTCGCCGACGGAGGCTGGTCATTCCTGGCTGCCGAGTCGGACTCTGAGGGTtccgacgaagaggaagagtccGCATTCGAGCTCTCCGAGTCTGAGCTCGCCGCCGATGAGAGTTCCGAGGAGGACAGCGAATATGACGAAGACGCTAGTGCCGACGGAAGCGATGAAGAATTCAgcggcgaggatgaggagagtgGCGAGGATTGGGACGAGCTAGAGAAGAAGGCTAAGCGCCAGGATAAAGAGGCTCgcatggaggatgatgaccGTGGTACCAAGCGGAAGCGTTag